One window of Maridesulfovibrio ferrireducens genomic DNA carries:
- a CDS encoding ABC transporter permease gives MLGYRLQKRDEPWNWGAPFIVVGALVLSLGASALLLELQGKSAVEGLLVLWQGSFGASWALEDALLKSIPIFLCALGVATAFRMQVWNIGAEGQFALGAIGATWAALNFPDLPGYLLMPLMFIMAAIFGGFWAYIPAILRLKLKVNEIISTLMLNYIAILLLEYLVFGVWKDPKSFGFPITPEFTSNAIIGQIGTSRLHWGFAVCVAAGIGMWAFMRYTRLGFEIKVAGEGERVSMYSRLPYGMLTILVMAVSGGLAGWAGCIETSAVVNRLQPSIMVGYGYTAIVVAWLARLHPLYIAISAYLLAALRVGVENLQLELQVPAAFGSIMEGLILMSVLAGQMLVTYKITRKK, from the coding sequence ATGTTGGGTTATCGGTTACAAAAGCGCGATGAACCCTGGAACTGGGGCGCCCCGTTTATTGTCGTGGGTGCTCTGGTTCTTTCTTTAGGAGCGAGTGCGCTTCTACTTGAATTGCAGGGAAAATCAGCTGTGGAAGGACTTCTTGTGCTTTGGCAGGGGTCTTTTGGTGCGTCTTGGGCTTTGGAAGATGCCCTGTTAAAATCTATCCCTATTTTTCTTTGCGCACTTGGTGTTGCAACTGCTTTCAGAATGCAGGTCTGGAATATCGGAGCAGAAGGACAGTTTGCCTTGGGAGCCATCGGGGCGACTTGGGCGGCCTTGAATTTTCCTGATCTTCCGGGTTATCTGCTCATGCCTTTAATGTTTATCATGGCTGCAATTTTTGGTGGATTCTGGGCCTATATCCCTGCCATTTTGCGTCTTAAGTTAAAGGTTAATGAAATAATTTCAACCTTGATGCTCAATTATATTGCCATACTCCTTCTGGAATATCTGGTTTTCGGAGTCTGGAAAGATCCTAAAAGTTTCGGTTTTCCGATTACCCCCGAGTTTACCTCGAATGCTATTATCGGTCAGATTGGAACCAGTCGGCTGCATTGGGGATTCGCCGTATGTGTGGCGGCCGGGATCGGTATGTGGGCCTTTATGCGGTATACCCGTTTAGGCTTTGAGATAAAGGTTGCGGGGGAAGGTGAGCGCGTTTCCATGTATTCACGCCTTCCTTACGGGATGCTCACTATTCTTGTTATGGCTGTTTCCGGCGGGCTTGCCGGATGGGCCGGGTGTATTGAAACTTCCGCTGTCGTCAACAGGCTTCAGCCGAGTATCATGGTCGGGTACGGTTATACCGCAATTGTTGTGGCGTGGCTTGCCAGACTGCATCCTCTCTATATTGCTATTTCTGCTTATTTGCTTGCGGCTCTCAGGGTGGGAGTGGAAAATTTGCAGCTTGAACTTCAAGTGCCTGCCGCCTTCGGGTCGATCATGGAAGGACTTATTCTTATGTCGGTGCTTGCTGGACAAATGCTGGTTACATACAAGATAACACGGAAGAAATAG
- a CDS encoding BMP family ABC transporter substrate-binding protein, producing MRKLMIMVIVAAMSVMMATVAFADAKKKVKVGFVYISPVADAGYSYAQDQGRLAIDKLPYVESSFVESVAEGTDSERVVLNFARKGYDVIFGTSFGYMDPMVKVSKKFPNVAFMHCSGFKTTPNMTNYFGRMYQARYLTGMVAGMMSKSNIIGYVAAFPIPEVIRGINAFTLGARAVNPKATVRVVWTKTWYDPALEKDAAISLLDMGADVITQHQDSPGPQEAAQERGKYSIGYNSDMARLAPKSHLTAAVWNWAPLFTNVVEQVRDGVWQGNESLWWGMDQGVVDIAPFGSMVPQNVQDKVNAAKAEIVAGNNAIFVGPLKNQAGKVIIPAGQTLDDPKLLGMSWFVEGVVGNTE from the coding sequence ATGCGTAAGTTAATGATCATGGTCATCGTTGCTGCAATGTCTGTAATGATGGCAACTGTTGCTTTTGCCGATGCCAAGAAAAAAGTCAAAGTTGGCTTTGTCTACATTTCTCCTGTTGCTGATGCAGGCTATTCATATGCTCAGGATCAGGGCCGTCTTGCTATTGATAAACTTCCTTATGTTGAATCTTCTTTTGTTGAGTCCGTTGCTGAAGGCACAGACTCCGAGCGCGTAGTTCTTAACTTCGCACGCAAAGGATACGACGTCATTTTCGGAACAAGCTTCGGTTACATGGACCCTATGGTCAAAGTTTCCAAGAAGTTCCCTAACGTTGCATTCATGCATTGCTCAGGATTCAAGACTACTCCTAATATGACCAACTATTTCGGCCGCATGTATCAGGCTCGTTACCTCACAGGTATGGTTGCCGGTATGATGAGCAAAAGCAACATCATCGGTTATGTTGCGGCTTTCCCGATTCCCGAAGTAATTCGCGGAATCAACGCATTCACCCTCGGTGCTCGCGCTGTGAATCCTAAAGCTACTGTTCGTGTTGTATGGACAAAGACTTGGTATGACCCTGCTCTTGAAAAAGACGCAGCTATCAGCCTTCTCGACATGGGGGCTGATGTTATTACTCAGCATCAGGATTCACCCGGTCCTCAGGAAGCTGCACAGGAACGCGGAAAATACTCCATCGGTTACAACTCCGATATGGCTAGACTTGCTCCTAAATCTCACCTTACTGCCGCAGTCTGGAACTGGGCACCTCTCTTCACAAATGTTGTTGAGCAGGTTCGTGACGGTGTTTGGCAGGGTAATGAGTCTCTGTGGTGGGGCATGGATCAGGGCGTAGTTGATATCGCTCCTTTCGGTTCTATGGTTCCGCAGAATGTTCAGGACAAAGTTAATGCTGCCAAAGCTGAAATTGTTGCAGGCAACAATGCAATCTTTGTCGGTCCTCTTAAAAATCAGGCTGGCAAAGTAATTATTCCTGCCGGTCAGACTCTTGACGATCCTAAACTTCTCGGCATGTCTTGGTTTGTCGAAGGCGTCGTCGGAAACACAGAGTAA
- the gpt gene encoding xanthine phosphoribosyltransferase, with amino-acid sequence MADNYRKTFLISWDKLHRDSRELSRRLLELGPFKGILAITRGGLVPAAILAREMDIRLIDTVCISTYDWKVQEKKSTVLKGFEGDGEGWLLVDDLVDTGKTAKLVREMVPKAHFATVYAKPEGRALVDTFITEVSQDTWILFPWDSETQFVQPIVKSSQGE; translated from the coding sequence GTGGCAGATAATTATAGAAAAACTTTTCTGATTTCATGGGATAAGTTGCATAGAGATTCCAGAGAATTGTCGAGACGGCTTCTGGAACTTGGTCCTTTTAAAGGCATTTTAGCTATTACCCGTGGCGGGCTTGTTCCGGCTGCAATTTTAGCCCGCGAAATGGACATAAGACTTATCGACACGGTTTGCATTTCAACTTATGACTGGAAAGTGCAGGAAAAGAAATCTACTGTACTCAAAGGTTTTGAAGGGGATGGCGAAGGCTGGCTTCTGGTTGACGACCTTGTTGATACCGGCAAGACAGCCAAACTGGTCAGAGAAATGGTGCCTAAAGCTCATTTTGCCACCGTTTATGCCAAGCCTGAAGGTAGAGCTCTGGTTGATACTTTTATAACTGAGGTCAGTCAGGATACATGGATTTTATTTCCATGGGACAGCGAAACTCAGTTTGTACAGCCTATTGTAAAGAGTTCGCAGGGTGAATAA
- a CDS encoding GGDEF domain-containing protein, whose amino-acid sequence MKNNSSIGFPRLVILPIIFILTVSAIFLFHTIIVEQQRLNNVKQCLEDIRSDAYRIAGKNITTRTSYEAERLSNLIKKLKDIKKDNSFYTVINANNKKLINLAENFLKASINPQDIQPEQSILYLTNSLDEVIINTLVNIDKEYKASLRDTIKMEYSIIILICIFIVLQYFIADAYMKRRLIQQELEHQESESIIKKLSERDTLTNLPGRKKFYEEADREIATATRYSSDLVLIKMDIHDFKGINQKYGQKAGDKILARFARMVRKNLRRPDSFFRVGGDKFVILAPHTSSENAQKLAEKINLLVKKDKTTSSISLKINTGIAPCVKGCSSETLMKEASSALKSSKIRGAGKVAVYEKSEN is encoded by the coding sequence ATGAAAAACAATTCATCCATCGGTTTCCCTCGTCTCGTGATTTTACCCATTATTTTCATATTGACTGTTTCAGCAATATTCCTTTTTCATACTATTATAGTTGAGCAGCAACGACTGAACAATGTGAAACAATGCCTCGAAGACATCCGCTCCGATGCGTACAGAATAGCAGGTAAAAATATTACAACACGCACATCCTATGAGGCTGAACGATTATCAAATCTTATCAAAAAGCTTAAAGATATTAAAAAAGACAATTCTTTTTACACTGTCATAAATGCCAACAACAAAAAACTGATAAACTTGGCTGAAAATTTTTTGAAAGCTTCTATAAATCCACAGGATATCCAACCTGAACAATCAATTTTATACCTAACAAATTCCTTGGATGAAGTAATAATCAACACTCTGGTAAATATCGATAAAGAATACAAAGCTTCACTTCGTGATACAATCAAAATGGAATACAGCATTATTATTTTGATATGTATCTTTATCGTTCTTCAATATTTTATAGCTGACGCCTACATGAAACGAAGATTAATTCAGCAGGAATTGGAACATCAAGAATCTGAAAGCATTATCAAAAAACTGTCCGAAAGAGACACTCTTACTAATCTTCCCGGCAGGAAAAAATTCTATGAGGAAGCGGACAGAGAAATTGCAACCGCTACCAGATACAGCTCAGATCTGGTACTCATCAAAATGGATATTCATGATTTTAAAGGAATAAATCAAAAATACGGACAGAAGGCCGGTGATAAAATCTTAGCCAGATTTGCTAGAATGGTTCGAAAAAATTTAAGACGACCGGACAGTTTTTTCCGCGTAGGCGGAGATAAATTTGTAATACTTGCACCCCACACTTCAAGTGAAAACGCTCAAAAACTTGCTGAAAAAATCAACTTACTGGTTAAAAAAGATAAGACAACAAGTTCCATTTCACTTAAAATAAATACCGGAATTGCCCCATGCGTCAAAGGTTGTTCATCCGAAACGCTGATGAAAGAAGCGTCTTCAGCATTAAAATCATCTAAAATACGAGGAGCCGGTAAAGTTGCTGTTTATGAAAAGTCAGAAAACTAG
- a CDS encoding S9 family peptidase encodes MIKYKSLLTLIAISALLLSFTACAKTKIEVKSKIESSGGRVDKTELIPLRDFFKNPVASEFSISPNGNKVAWKAPWQNRMNIFVKDLPSGAVNRITSSTNRDISGYYWVGNERILYGQDLGGDENFHTYCAPVDGSGAVDLTPFENTRTGLVDELENDDENILITMNKRDARFFDVFKLNVITGELTLVAQNPGNITGWMTDNAGNLRVAIATQGGNNIILYRKNIEDEFTPIKTLDFRTSFSPLFFSFDDNKIYVSTNIDRDKSAIYLFNPESKKLEEMIFEHPDVDAENLIRSKKRKVITGAGYYSDKHHYVFFDDEREEVQNELEALLPGYEVVVTGLNKDETQMVVRTYSDRSLGAGYIYDIPNKKLEKIADVSPWFDESRMAETKPITFTSRDGLTINGYLSLPVGIPATNLPMVLNPHGGPWARDHWGFNPETQFLNNRGVAVLQVNFRGSTGYGREFWEKGFKQWGRTMQNDLTDAVKWAIDQNIADPEKVAIYGASYGGYATLAGLTYTPDLYACGIDYVGPSNLFTLMNSFPPYWESEKDRFYTMVGDPVRDKKLLEEISPAFHVDQITAPLFVAQGANDPRVKKAESDQIVEALQKRGIAVEYMVKDNEGHGFMNQENKFEFYEAMETFLNKHLLQ; translated from the coding sequence ATGATAAAATACAAATCACTACTTACTCTTATCGCAATATCCGCTCTGCTCTTGAGCTTTACCGCATGTGCAAAAACTAAGATTGAAGTTAAGTCGAAAATAGAAAGCAGTGGCGGAAGAGTCGACAAAACCGAACTTATTCCACTACGGGATTTCTTTAAAAATCCTGTTGCGAGCGAGTTCAGCATCTCTCCGAACGGAAATAAAGTTGCGTGGAAAGCCCCGTGGCAGAACCGCATGAATATTTTCGTAAAAGATCTACCATCCGGGGCGGTAAACCGCATAACCTCCAGTACCAACCGTGACATTTCAGGTTATTACTGGGTTGGAAATGAACGCATCCTTTATGGTCAGGACCTCGGCGGAGATGAGAATTTCCACACCTACTGCGCTCCTGTAGACGGAAGCGGAGCGGTGGATTTAACTCCTTTTGAAAATACTAGAACAGGTCTTGTAGACGAGCTTGAAAACGACGACGAAAATATTTTAATCACAATGAATAAGCGGGATGCCCGTTTTTTTGACGTATTTAAACTAAACGTCATTACAGGAGAACTGACCCTTGTAGCGCAAAATCCCGGAAATATTACAGGCTGGATGACTGACAATGCCGGAAATCTGAGAGTTGCCATTGCAACTCAGGGCGGTAACAATATAATTCTCTACCGTAAAAACATTGAAGATGAATTTACTCCCATCAAGACTCTCGATTTCCGAACCTCATTTTCACCGCTGTTTTTCAGTTTTGATGACAACAAAATTTATGTTTCCACAAACATTGATCGCGATAAATCCGCAATTTATCTGTTCAATCCCGAAAGCAAAAAACTTGAAGAAATGATCTTCGAACATCCCGATGTTGATGCCGAAAACCTCATAAGATCTAAGAAACGCAAAGTCATAACAGGTGCAGGATACTACTCTGATAAACATCACTATGTGTTCTTTGATGACGAAAGAGAAGAAGTTCAGAACGAGCTTGAAGCCCTGCTGCCCGGCTATGAAGTAGTTGTTACCGGTCTCAATAAAGATGAAACCCAAATGGTAGTCAGGACTTATTCCGACCGAAGCCTCGGAGCTGGATACATTTACGACATTCCGAATAAAAAGCTTGAGAAAATTGCCGATGTCAGCCCTTGGTTTGATGAATCCCGCATGGCGGAAACTAAGCCTATCACCTTCACGTCGCGTGACGGACTTACTATTAACGGTTACCTGAGCCTTCCCGTCGGAATCCCTGCCACGAATCTACCGATGGTACTTAACCCGCATGGCGGTCCATGGGCCAGAGATCATTGGGGATTTAATCCTGAAACGCAATTCCTGAACAATAGAGGGGTCGCGGTTCTGCAAGTTAATTTTCGAGGTTCTACAGGATACGGCAGAGAGTTCTGGGAAAAAGGGTTCAAACAATGGGGCCGCACAATGCAGAATGATCTGACCGATGCGGTAAAATGGGCTATAGATCAAAATATTGCAGACCCTGAAAAAGTGGCCATATACGGCGCATCCTATGGTGGGTATGCAACTCTTGCAGGTCTGACTTATACACCCGACCTGTATGCTTGCGGTATTGATTATGTAGGGCCGTCAAATCTTTTTACTTTAATGAATTCCTTCCCCCCATACTGGGAGTCAGAAAAAGATCGTTTTTATACGATGGTCGGCGACCCTGTTCGAGATAAAAAACTGCTTGAAGAAATATCACCTGCTTTCCACGTTGACCAAATAACCGCCCCCCTTTTTGTAGCCCAAGGAGCAAATGATCCACGCGTAAAAAAAGCTGAATCAGACCAGATTGTTGAAGCCCTTCAAAAGCGCGGAATCGCCGTAGAATACATGGTGAAAGATAACGAAGGGCATGGTTTTATGAATCAGGAAAACAAATTTGAATTCTATGAAGCAATGGAAACGTTTTTGAATAAACATTTATTGCAGTAA
- a CDS encoding NAD(P)/FAD-dependent oxidoreductase, with protein sequence MPICDYDLGIIGGGAAGLTVAAGAAQLGVKVLLIEKENSLGGDCLHYGCVPSKTLIRTARVRHLMGKAQDFGLPSVDLPPVDYSKVADRISSVVSEIQKHDSVERFNSLGVSVKFGSPSFVEKHSVLLEGKSVSARSWVIATGSSPAAPPIPGLKDVPCLTNMDLFSLRELPTSLLVLGGGPIAIEMAQAFQRLGCAVTVIQRSNHILSKEDADMAQYVMDAMMQDGVKFILGAKVEQVRKGSSGIEVILEDTFEGIGPRKVINGQKLLVALGRKANTSGLELDEIGINHNSNGIDVDSRMRTSVKNIYAAGDVTGKHRFTHAAGYEGGIIVANAVMHLPRKANYKWLPWCTYSDPELASVGLNEVRAKALGIKYSIVVEEFSGNDRALAEGEGCGRIKLLLDTKGKPLGVQVAAVHAGELLGEWVAAVNGSVGLATLAGAIHPYPTLMEINKRVAGKLLGEKIFSDKVRKILRMLFSYRG encoded by the coding sequence ATGCCGATTTGTGATTACGATTTAGGGATAATCGGCGGCGGCGCTGCCGGACTTACTGTGGCTGCGGGAGCTGCGCAGCTTGGAGTTAAGGTTTTATTGATTGAAAAGGAAAACAGTTTAGGCGGTGACTGTCTTCATTATGGCTGTGTTCCAAGTAAAACTTTAATTCGAACAGCCAGAGTGCGCCACTTGATGGGTAAAGCGCAGGATTTCGGCCTGCCTTCTGTCGATCTTCCTCCTGTTGATTATTCCAAAGTTGCTGATCGTATTTCATCGGTTGTATCCGAGATTCAAAAACATGATTCTGTTGAACGTTTTAATTCGCTGGGGGTCTCGGTAAAATTCGGTTCTCCTTCGTTTGTCGAAAAACATTCAGTATTGCTGGAAGGTAAAAGCGTTTCTGCCCGTTCATGGGTAATAGCGACAGGGTCGTCTCCTGCCGCACCGCCTATTCCCGGTCTGAAGGATGTGCCTTGTCTTACTAATATGGACCTCTTTTCATTGCGGGAGCTTCCTACATCACTTTTGGTGCTTGGGGGTGGTCCCATTGCAATTGAGATGGCTCAGGCCTTCCAGAGGTTAGGGTGTGCGGTGACGGTTATTCAACGCAGTAATCATATTTTGAGCAAAGAAGATGCAGATATGGCTCAGTATGTGATGGATGCCATGATGCAGGACGGTGTAAAATTTATTTTAGGCGCGAAGGTTGAACAGGTCCGCAAAGGTTCAAGCGGAATTGAAGTTATTCTGGAAGATACCTTTGAAGGGATTGGTCCGCGAAAGGTTATAAACGGGCAGAAGCTTCTTGTTGCATTAGGCCGCAAAGCAAACACTTCCGGTCTGGAACTTGATGAGATCGGCATAAATCATAATTCGAATGGTATTGATGTTGATTCCAGAATGCGTACTTCGGTTAAGAATATTTATGCGGCAGGAGATGTTACAGGCAAGCATCGTTTTACACATGCCGCAGGATACGAAGGCGGGATAATCGTTGCCAATGCCGTTATGCATCTGCCGCGCAAAGCAAATTACAAATGGTTGCCATGGTGTACATATTCCGATCCGGAGCTTGCCAGTGTGGGGCTTAATGAAGTGAGGGCAAAAGCTCTGGGTATTAAGTACAGCATTGTTGTTGAAGAATTTTCAGGAAATGACCGTGCTTTGGCGGAAGGTGAAGGGTGCGGACGGATTAAATTGCTGCTTGATACTAAAGGCAAGCCTCTAGGCGTTCAGGTTGCGGCAGTACATGCCGGGGAATTGCTCGGAGAATGGGTGGCGGCAGTCAATGGAAGTGTCGGATTGGCAACCCTTGCCGGAGCAATTCATCCATATCCGACACTGATGGAAATTAATAAGCGGGTAGCAGGTAAGCTTCTCGGTGAAAAAATATTTTCCGATAAAGTCAGGAAGATTCTGCGGATGCTTTTTTCATATCGTGGGTGA
- a CDS encoding glucokinase, whose translation MGLILAIDIGGTNSRFAAFQVRSESSLVMKEKVWIPSTDAESFEHLLELLKESDFQYLPQDFDMAVIAVAGPVVGGNYCHPTNLKWAVDISKGPSVYGFKKASLINDFVAQAYACRTPAVVECKVLQQGTFSPQGTVGVLGAGTGLGHCALVPVPSVGFVPVPSEAGHITFPFETAEELDFCAFVKDRIGISYCYGDEVLTGKGLNHLHLYLTGEDLKPYEVAKKMADGGLTLDWYRKFTARCCRNYALSVLATGGLYISGGILAKNPFVVEHPDFMEEFRRSSSMVEVLSRIPVFLNDNQDSGLYGSALFGALAM comes from the coding sequence ATGGGGTTGATTCTTGCCATTGATATAGGTGGAACAAATAGTAGGTTTGCTGCGTTTCAGGTTCGCTCGGAAAGCAGTCTTGTCATGAAAGAGAAAGTCTGGATTCCCAGTACGGATGCGGAAAGTTTTGAGCATCTTCTTGAGCTGTTGAAGGAAAGTGACTTTCAATATTTACCGCAGGATTTTGATATGGCGGTGATTGCCGTAGCAGGGCCGGTTGTAGGAGGGAATTATTGCCATCCCACCAATTTGAAATGGGCGGTGGATATTTCGAAAGGTCCCTCTGTTTACGGTTTTAAAAAAGCATCCTTAATAAATGACTTTGTAGCTCAGGCTTACGCCTGTAGAACTCCGGCTGTTGTAGAGTGCAAAGTTTTGCAACAGGGAACTTTTTCTCCGCAGGGTACTGTCGGAGTCCTCGGTGCAGGAACGGGTTTGGGGCATTGCGCTTTAGTTCCGGTTCCATCTGTAGGATTTGTTCCTGTCCCGTCTGAAGCCGGGCATATTACTTTTCCGTTTGAAACGGCTGAAGAGCTTGATTTTTGTGCTTTCGTGAAGGATCGAATCGGAATTTCATATTGCTACGGTGATGAAGTTCTTACTGGTAAGGGGCTTAACCATTTGCATTTATATCTGACGGGTGAAGATTTAAAACCTTATGAAGTGGCTAAGAAAATGGCTGACGGAGGGCTTACTCTTGACTGGTACAGAAAGTTCACAGCCAGATGCTGTCGTAATTATGCACTAAGTGTTCTGGCTACGGGTGGCTTATATATTTCTGGAGGAATTCTGGCGAAAAATCCTTTTGTTGTTGAGCATCCTGATTTCATGGAAGAATTTCGAAGGTCCAGCTCAATGGTTGAAGTGCTTAGCCGTATTCCTGTTTTTTTGAACGATAATCAAGATAGCGGCCTTTACGGTTCTGCTTTGTTCGGTGCGCTTGCCATGTAA
- a CDS encoding motility protein A gives MNRKNLVGVSFAALIFIASFWLSGGLGLYWNAAAFAIVMSGLAVAVMLSYPVEQLVEAFRVVRNTYSSRLTTHEEIVDTLLDLSVRSRMDGMLSLEKAGEQTTMSFLKNGLMLLVDNFNEEEIKDCLKTEMSFFNMRRNESERVFQSMARFAPAFGVAGSVIGLIGLLMGIDNPAMILKHIPVAFISTLYGVVLSNMIFAPMAETVRCRTRNELINQKMIMDGIIAIKNEQNPYKLERKLVAFLCPNNREGKTEALRNITRKYIKMRKEEKDGKTKILHEIPLVKAS, from the coding sequence ATGAACAGAAAGAACCTTGTAGGTGTTTCATTTGCCGCATTAATTTTTATAGCAAGTTTCTGGCTCAGCGGTGGGTTAGGGCTTTATTGGAATGCTGCTGCATTTGCTATTGTCATGTCCGGTTTAGCTGTTGCTGTCATGCTCAGTTATCCTGTTGAACAACTGGTTGAAGCTTTCCGAGTTGTTCGCAATACTTACTCCAGCAGGCTCACCACACATGAAGAAATAGTAGATACATTGCTTGATCTAAGTGTCCGTTCACGTATGGACGGTATGCTTTCTCTCGAAAAAGCGGGCGAGCAGACAACCATGTCCTTTTTGAAAAACGGATTGATGCTTCTTGTTGATAATTTTAATGAAGAAGAGATTAAAGATTGTCTCAAGACAGAAATGTCTTTCTTTAATATGCGCAGAAATGAATCTGAGCGAGTTTTTCAGTCAATGGCTCGTTTTGCACCGGCATTCGGTGTTGCCGGGTCTGTCATCGGTCTGATCGGTCTTCTCATGGGTATTGATAACCCGGCTATGATTCTGAAACATATTCCGGTAGCATTTATTTCAACGCTTTACGGGGTAGTTCTCAGTAATATGATATTTGCTCCTATGGCTGAAACTGTGCGTTGCAGAACTAGAAATGAATTGATTAATCAGAAAATGATTATGGACGGTATTATTGCCATTAAGAATGAGCAAAATCCTTATAAACTTGAAAGAAAGCTGGTTGCTTTTCTCTGTCCCAACAACAGAGAAGGTAAGACCGAAGCTCTTAGAAATATTACCAGAAAGTATATCAAGATGCGCAAAGAAGAGAAGGACGGTAAGACAAAAATATTGCACGAAATTCCTTTAGTGAAAGCTTCCTGA
- a CDS encoding OmpA family protein, whose amino-acid sequence MKNDEFKCDLDLMEFGSSDSDTSGMGGWSVPWADLMMVMFVLFVVLFIYSQSKENIKVIFSGNAQSQVSPNPVDNLIDMLSVHREAMSGSTKVVLTPQDVLYRSNDGAISMASEDDGQLKIIMRGDAFFAPGRSSFEPKTLQYLAEVAEILRTSNHAIHIVGHTDHSDVAKSGKISAFELSARRAAQVAQYFISEKSIDPARILVSGRGGTVPELPDSMEKVSGNNRRVEIVVINTDFNAE is encoded by the coding sequence ATGAAAAACGATGAATTCAAATGTGATTTAGATCTGATGGAATTCGGTTCTTCGGACTCTGATACATCCGGTATGGGCGGGTGGTCTGTTCCGTGGGCTGATCTTATGATGGTAATGTTTGTCCTTTTCGTCGTGCTGTTTATTTACAGTCAGTCCAAAGAAAATATTAAAGTTATTTTCAGCGGCAATGCTCAGTCACAAGTATCCCCCAATCCTGTCGACAATCTGATTGATATGCTTTCAGTTCATCGCGAAGCAATGAGTGGAAGCACTAAGGTTGTTTTGACTCCTCAAGATGTACTTTATCGCAGCAATGACGGTGCAATAAGTATGGCAAGCGAGGATGACGGGCAGCTTAAAATTATTATGCGCGGAGATGCTTTTTTTGCTCCGGGTAGAAGTAGTTTTGAGCCGAAAACTTTGCAATATCTTGCTGAGGTCGCTGAAATTTTGCGAACCAGCAATCATGCCATACATATCGTAGGACATACCGATCATAGTGATGTCGCTAAATCCGGAAAGATTTCCGCCTTTGAATTATCTGCCCGCCGTGCTGCGCAGGTTGCACAATATTTTATCAGTGAAAAGTCTATCGATCCCGCTCGTATTCTTGTAAGCGGACGCGGTGGAACTGTTCCTGAACTTCCTGATTCCATGGAAAAGGTTTCGGGGAACAATCGCCGTGTTGAGATCGTTGTCATCAACACTGACTTCAATGCCGAGTAA
- a CDS encoding MBL fold metallo-hydrolase has product MKVCIWGARGSLPATYNADRARAKVKAALEIAVARGIDSTTDLDSFIDNELPFPVRGSYGTNTPCIQIGTTGDDYLICDCGTGLRDLGNVIMAERFGKPGAHFHILISHLHWDHLQGFPFFIPAYVKGNKLSFYGGHPGIENVFRTQQSEPFFPVKFDNLAAEFEFTRLSTGQELEIAGINVKVKAQYHPGGSFGYRFEKNGKVVVYSTDCEHKSATALSDIEFVEFFKDADLLIMDAQYSFAEANSIKEDWGHSNNIIAVELSGHAGVKTLCLFHQEPVLDDFELEKFLEDTRSYAEFAERKPDKIIMAQDGLCIDL; this is encoded by the coding sequence ATGAAAGTTTGCATCTGGGGAGCAAGAGGTTCTCTACCTGCTACATATAATGCCGATAGGGCCAGAGCAAAGGTAAAAGCTGCTTTGGAAATTGCGGTTGCGCGTGGAATTGATTCCACGACTGATTTAGATTCATTTATTGATAATGAACTTCCTTTTCCCGTTCGTGGGTCTTACGGAACCAATACTCCGTGTATCCAGATCGGTACAACGGGTGATGACTATCTAATCTGCGATTGCGGAACAGGTCTTCGTGATTTAGGAAATGTAATCATGGCTGAGCGGTTTGGCAAACCCGGGGCTCATTTTCACATCCTTATTTCTCATCTTCACTGGGATCATCTGCAAGGTTTTCCTTTTTTTATTCCAGCATATGTGAAGGGCAATAAACTTTCTTTTTATGGCGGGCATCCAGGTATTGAGAATGTCTTCCGTACCCAGCAAAGTGAGCCGTTTTTCCCTGTAAAATTTGATAACCTTGCAGCTGAATTTGAATTCACGCGTCTTTCTACCGGACAGGAATTAGAAATTGCCGGTATTAATGTTAAGGTTAAAGCTCAATATCATCCGGGCGGATCATTCGGTTATCGTTTTGAAAAAAATGGGAAAGTGGTTGTTTATTCTACAGATTGTGAACATAAAAGCGCGACGGCTCTGTCTGATATAGAATTTGTAGAATTTTTTAAAGACGCTGATCTTTTGATTATGGATGCTCAGTATTCTTTTGCCGAGGCCAATTCAATTAAAGAGGATTGGGGCCATTCAAACAATATTATAGCTGTTGAACTCTCAGGACATGCCGGAGTTAAGACTTTATGCCTGTTCCATCAGGAACCTGTTCTCGATGATTTTGAATTGGAAAAATTTCTCGAAGATACAAGATCTTACGCCGAGTTTGCTGAGCGTAAACCTGATAAAATAATTATGGCTCAGGATGGTCTTTGTATTGATCTTTAG